The following are from one region of the Camelus ferus isolate YT-003-E chromosome 13, BCGSAC_Cfer_1.0, whole genome shotgun sequence genome:
- the LOC116668178 gene encoding vegetative cell wall protein gp1-like: MVTEHRGCKWQQSHQRPYLRFLNRNEVVQVTREEKGHQKTHRLLGDDDDEVCPAAKDTHREAVTPLQKSACSRGVWPSFWSLILFPPGSPSLSAWDLGSLRPLLKRPRGGTISEELQLHRVSENLQIKVAGKDRGWSRPLVEVAGGWVPSLQASDPVGPSLAAAAAPSPGLPSRSRRAAQPRAPRAPAGGQRRPPGRARPARPRGPRGPGGGGGGPKNQHGRTVRGRRLRAQKPGAALPALRAPCLAPPGPLSLCPGAQLPAPSGRRPGSGAGSRPGSRPADAARPPTSFPLAVPSREVTSVPVTLPWSLRAGHGPQGRPRSPHVLPSQPRETHASTSHKREARAGRVQSPTTAAWSRRRGEVSLPARPLFRPERTRPSWKRVSPGPELARRLWRSNLPAFLNSLWPPGHLSLLPCSKTAYMNTNRTSPRLIQTRQKPWK; the protein is encoded by the exons ATGGTGACAGAGCATAGAGGCTGCAAGTGGCAGCAGAGTCACCAGCGGCCCTACCTCCGCTTCCTCAACAGGAACGAAGTGGTCCAGGTGACTCGGGAAGAGAAAGGGCATCAAAAGACTCACAGGCTtctgggtgatgatgatgatgaagtgTGCCCCGCAGCCAAGGACACACACCGGGAAGCAGTGACGCCCCTGCAGAAGAGTGCGTGCAGCCGGGGGGTCTGG CCGTCCTTCTGGTCTCTGATTCTCTTTCCTCCAGGTTCCCCTTCTCTGTCTGCTTGGGATCTGGGGAGCCTTCGTCCTCTGCTCAAACGTCCACGGGGGGGCACTATATCGGAGGAGCTCCAGCTCCACCGAGTGTCGGAAAACCTCCAGATAAAAGTAGCTGGAAAGGACAGGGGATGGTCCCGCCCCTTAGTAGAGGTGGCGGGGGGCTGGGTGCCGAGTCTCCAGGCCTCCGACCCCGTCGGACCCTCgttggcggcggcggcggctccctCGCCGGGGCTCCCATCCCGCAGCCGCAGGGCCGCCCAGCCCCGGGCCCCCCGTGCGCCCGCGGGAGGCCAGCGACGTCCCCCCGGCCGAGCGCGCCCGGCCAGGCCGCGAGGGCCACGGGGaccggggggcgggggcgggggtccCAAGAATCAGCACGGACGGACGGTGAGGGGACGGCGTCTCCGCGCCCAGAAGCCGGGGGCAGCCCTGCCTGCTCTCCGGGCCCCTTGCCTGGCGCCTCCGGGGCCGCTCAGCCTCTGCCCCGGCGCGCAGCTGCCCGCTCCCTCCGGACGCAGGCCCGGGTCGGGGGCTGGGTCCCGCCCTGGGTCCCGCCCCGCGGACGCGGCCCGCCCTccaacctcctttcccctggCGGTTCCCTCACGTGAAGTCACCAGTGTCCCCGTCACTTTGCCGTGGTCACTACGCGCCGGGCACGGTCCCCAGGGCCGCCCGCGCTCCCCGCACGTgctgcccagccagcccagggAAACCCACGCTTCCACCAGTCACAAGCGCGAGGCCCGGGCCGGCCGGGTCCAGAGCCCGACCACGGCCGCATGGTCCCGACGGAGGGGTGAGGTCAGCCTTCCAGCCAGACCTCTGTTCCGGCCTGAGCGCACCCGCCCTTCCTGGAAACGTGTGTCTCCGGGACCTGAGCTTGCTAGGCGTCTGTGGCGCAG TAATTTGCCAGCTTTTCTGAACAGCCTGTGGCCTCCTGGacatctttccctccttccctgtagTAAAACTGCATACATGAATACAAACAG AACCAGTCCCAGGCTGATCCAGACTCGACAGAAACCATGGAAGTAG